In the genome of Nonlabens sp. MB-3u-79, one region contains:
- the hisH gene encoding imidazole glycerol phosphate synthase subunit HisH, translating to MIAIVKYNAGNIGSVTNALHRLGIENKVTDDPAELQAADKVIFPGVGEAGTAMKYLRERGLDKVLKELKQPVLGICLGMQLMCNHSEEGNTDCLGIFDTAVKLFRPSRALRQAQSGNSQGEKVPHMGWNFLNTEDRLAHNENLKSGVVDQGSLLMQGLPKQADVYYVHSYYAEICEHTIGVCDYILPFSSMLQKDNFYATQFHPEKSAGVGEQILKNFISIPVNVGI from the coding sequence ATGATTGCGATTGTAAAATATAATGCCGGTAATATAGGTAGTGTGACAAACGCGCTCCATCGCTTAGGAATTGAAAACAAAGTTACTGATGATCCTGCAGAATTGCAGGCAGCAGACAAGGTGATTTTTCCAGGCGTAGGTGAAGCTGGAACAGCAATGAAATACTTGCGAGAACGCGGATTGGACAAGGTGTTGAAAGAGTTAAAACAACCTGTATTAGGAATTTGTCTGGGAATGCAATTGATGTGTAATCACAGTGAAGAAGGGAATACAGATTGTTTAGGTATTTTTGATACCGCGGTTAAATTATTCCGCCCTTCAAGAGCGCTTCGACAAGCTCAAAGCGGCAACTCTCAAGGCGAAAAAGTACCGCATATGGGATGGAATTTTTTAAACACTGAAGATCGATTAGCGCATAACGAAAATCTAAAATCAGGGGTCGTAGATCAGGGATCGCTTCTTATGCAAGGATTACCAAAGCAAGCAGATGTGTACTATGTGCATTCTTATTATGCCGAGATTTGTGAACACACGATTGGCGTTTGTGACTATATCTTACCTTTTAGCAGTATGTTGCAAAAAGATAATTTTTATGCCACTCAATTTCACCCAGAGAAAAGTGCTGGAGTTGGCGAGCAGATTTTGAAGAATTTTATATCCATTCCTGTAAATGTAGGAATCTAG
- the hisG gene encoding ATP phosphoribosyltransferase, translated as MIRIAVQKSGRLSDKSLQLLKDCGIKFDNGGRKLSTQAKNFPMEILFLRDDDIPQYVANGVADLGILGLNEVEEKDQKVDVIKQLGFAGCRLSLAVQKDVDYTGLEWFNGKKVASSYTTIVKKFFADKGINATTEEIGGSVEIAPGIGLAEGICDIVSTGSTLLMNGLKEVETVMYSEAVLISNPNLNSEKNDLLGKLLFRMEAVQNAQKSKYILLNAPNDKIDEISALLPGMKSPTVLPLAEEGWSSLHSVIEENDFWNVIDQLKDAGAQGILVIPIEKLIA; from the coding sequence ATGATCAGAATAGCAGTACAAAAATCAGGGCGACTATCAGATAAATCTTTGCAACTTTTAAAAGATTGCGGAATCAAATTTGACAATGGCGGTCGCAAATTATCAACTCAAGCAAAAAACTTCCCTATGGAAATTCTTTTCTTACGTGACGATGATATTCCGCAATATGTAGCAAATGGAGTTGCAGATTTAGGAATTCTTGGATTGAACGAAGTAGAAGAAAAGGATCAAAAAGTAGATGTCATCAAACAATTGGGTTTTGCAGGTTGTAGGTTGAGTCTAGCGGTTCAAAAAGACGTAGATTATACCGGCCTAGAATGGTTCAATGGTAAAAAAGTAGCCAGTAGCTATACGACCATCGTTAAAAAGTTCTTTGCCGATAAAGGCATCAATGCCACAACCGAAGAGATAGGTGGGTCTGTTGAGATTGCTCCAGGGATAGGACTGGCCGAAGGAATTTGTGATATCGTTTCAACAGGCTCTACCCTACTCATGAATGGACTTAAAGAAGTAGAAACGGTCATGTATAGTGAGGCTGTTTTAATTTCTAATCCCAACCTGAACTCCGAGAAAAACGACTTATTAGGCAAACTGCTTTTCAGAATGGAAGCTGTACAAAATGCACAAAAAAGCAAGTACATTTTACTTAATGCACCTAATGATAAGATTGATGAAATATCAGCACTTTTACCCGGTATGAAAAGCCCAACCGTTTTACCACTAGCTGAAGAAGGCTGGTCAAGTTTGCACTCTGTTATTGAAGAAAATGACTTTTGGAATGTGATTGATCAGTTAAAAGACGCGGGTGCACAAGGAATATTAGTCATTCCAATTGAAAAATTAATAGCCTAA
- the hisD gene encoding histidinol dehydrogenase encodes MKIISNPDHSQQQQLLERPQQKRTQVETAVKDIIQLVRDNGDLALFAFAEKFDKATLSVLRVTEKEIEKASEQIAPELKAAIQTAYQNIYKFHEANYTKEYPVVETMPGMTCWRKSLPIQKVGLYIPGGSAPLFSTVLMLAIPAKIASNKKVVLCSPTDAHGAIHPAVLYTANLCGVTEIYKAGGAQAIAAMTYGTESIPAVDKIFGPGNAFVTRAKELAQQQGVAIDMPAGPSEVLIIADKDANPEFVASDLLAQAEHGPDSQVILLTDSLSLSEAVNTALEIQLSTLSRKQTAEKAIENSKTIVLKNMEECIHWSDAYAPEHLIINTVNADEVAEQIQVAGSIFIGSYTCESLGDYASGTNHTLPTYGYARNYSGVSVDSFVNKVTYQKATAQGIKNLGPAVEQMAAAEGLDAHKNAVSIRLKSIEANPKSLPEGGTFNQRAQ; translated from the coding sequence ATGAAAATTATTTCTAATCCAGACCATTCGCAACAACAGCAATTATTAGAACGTCCTCAACAAAAACGCACTCAAGTGGAAACTGCTGTAAAAGACATCATTCAATTGGTTAGAGACAACGGCGATCTGGCCTTATTTGCTTTTGCTGAGAAATTTGACAAAGCAACACTTAGTGTTCTCAGAGTCACTGAAAAAGAAATTGAAAAAGCGAGCGAACAAATTGCTCCAGAATTAAAAGCCGCCATTCAAACGGCTTATCAAAATATTTACAAATTTCACGAAGCAAACTACACCAAGGAGTATCCGGTCGTAGAAACCATGCCCGGAATGACTTGCTGGAGAAAATCCTTGCCTATTCAAAAAGTAGGCTTGTACATACCTGGCGGTTCTGCTCCTCTTTTTTCAACGGTTTTAATGCTCGCTATTCCTGCAAAAATAGCGAGCAATAAAAAAGTCGTTTTATGCAGTCCTACTGATGCTCATGGCGCTATCCATCCTGCTGTATTGTACACCGCTAACCTTTGTGGAGTAACGGAGATCTATAAAGCTGGTGGAGCACAGGCTATCGCAGCAATGACTTATGGTACGGAGAGTATTCCTGCAGTAGATAAAATTTTCGGACCTGGAAATGCCTTCGTCACTAGAGCCAAAGAACTCGCTCAACAACAAGGTGTAGCTATCGATATGCCCGCTGGACCGTCAGAAGTGTTGATCATCGCTGACAAAGATGCCAATCCAGAATTTGTAGCTTCAGATCTTCTTGCCCAAGCAGAACATGGACCAGATTCTCAGGTCATCCTTTTAACAGACTCTTTGAGCTTAAGCGAGGCTGTGAATACCGCATTAGAAATACAACTAAGCACGCTTTCGCGAAAGCAAACAGCAGAAAAAGCTATAGAGAACAGCAAAACTATAGTCTTAAAAAACATGGAAGAATGCATCCATTGGTCGGATGCCTATGCCCCAGAGCACTTGATTATAAACACTGTAAATGCTGACGAAGTAGCAGAACAAATTCAAGTAGCTGGCTCAATTTTTATAGGTTCTTATACCTGTGAAAGTTTAGGAGATTATGCCAGCGGAACCAACCATACCCTGCCTACTTATGGATATGCCCGCAATTACAGTGGTGTGTCAGTCGATAGCTTTGTAAATAAAGTAACCTATCAAAAAGCGACCGCTCAAGGCATTAAAAACTTAGGCCCAGCCGTTGAACAAATGGCTGCTGCAGAAGGTCTTGACGCACATAAAAACGCGGTGTCGATTCGACTAAAGAGCATTGAGGCCAACCCTAAATCCCTTCCAGAGGGAGGGACTTTTAATCAACGAGCGCAGTGA
- the hisF gene encoding imidazole glycerol phosphate synthase subunit HisF, producing the protein MGLKKRIIPCLDIKDGRTVKGINFVGLRDAGDPVALAQQYADQGADELCFLDITATIEKRDTLVPLVKEIAAVLNIPFTVGGGINDVALAKEIIKAGADKVAINSAAVKRPELISELAAELGSQCVVVAVDTKRIEINDPTEASLNGFTNKVFVAGGRVETALETIAWCEEIERLGAGEILLTSMDHDGTKNGFALELTDLISRKLNIPIIASGGGGTAAHFEELFKDTEASAGLAASIFHFGELPVPELKKQLVEVGVAVRVVE; encoded by the coding sequence ATGGGGCTAAAAAAAAGAATCATACCATGCCTTGATATCAAGGACGGACGCACTGTAAAGGGAATTAACTTTGTTGGATTAAGAGATGCTGGTGATCCTGTAGCTCTTGCTCAACAATATGCAGATCAAGGAGCTGATGAGTTGTGCTTCTTGGACATTACAGCAACTATTGAAAAACGAGATACGCTCGTACCATTAGTAAAAGAAATAGCTGCTGTTTTAAACATTCCATTTACAGTAGGAGGCGGTATTAATGACGTGGCCCTAGCTAAGGAAATCATTAAAGCTGGTGCCGATAAAGTTGCGATCAATAGCGCAGCCGTAAAACGACCTGAATTAATTAGTGAACTAGCGGCAGAATTAGGCAGTCAATGCGTTGTAGTTGCGGTGGATACCAAACGTATCGAAATAAATGATCCAACAGAAGCATCACTCAACGGCTTCACAAACAAAGTTTTTGTAGCTGGAGGGCGTGTGGAAACAGCTTTAGAAACCATTGCTTGGTGCGAAGAAATAGAACGCCTAGGTGCTGGGGAAATTTTGTTAACCAGTATGGATCATGACGGCACCAAAAACGGATTTGCATTAGAATTGACTGATTTGATTTCTAGGAAATTAAACATTCCTATAATTGCCTCAGGAGGTGGTGGCACAGCAGCTCATTTTGAAGAGTTATTTAAAGACACCGAAGCTAGTGCTGGACTAGCCGCGAGTATATTTCACTTTGGAGAATTGCCAGTTCCTGAGTTGAAAAAGCAGTTGGTTGAAGTTGGAGTTGCAGTGCGAGTTGTCGAATAG
- a CDS encoding alkene reductase, producing MTDKQALLKPITIGAVELKNRVVMAPLTRCRATNEHQAPDQKHIDYYTQRAGAGLIITEGSEVSEKARGYPFVAGIFNDAQVEGWKKVVDSVHKTDGKIFMQLWHVGRTSLPDYHNGELPWAPSAVNPEIELRNALGEKKQTVAPHAMTIEEIHQTVKEFGQAAANAKKAGFDGVEIHSSNGYLIHQFFNNESNLRTDAYGGSPENKARFFFEIIEAVKESFPENRIGCRLNPSLNGVFGIHGTPDTIPFFDYLINRLNDHDLAYLHLSEPFTDVSDIKFLESHIARHYRPIYKGNLMINSEFDHNSGNKVIEEGTADLVAFGKLFISNPDLPHRFEQNAELADWNQDTFYSQGREGYTDYPTLEEEKAKN from the coding sequence ATGACGGATAAACAAGCATTATTAAAGCCAATAACCATAGGTGCTGTAGAATTAAAAAATAGAGTCGTTATGGCTCCATTAACGAGATGTAGAGCAACAAATGAACATCAAGCACCAGATCAAAAACATATAGATTACTACACACAACGTGCGGGAGCTGGACTCATCATTACTGAAGGTAGTGAAGTCTCAGAAAAAGCAAGAGGTTATCCTTTTGTGGCTGGAATTTTCAATGATGCACAAGTGGAAGGATGGAAAAAAGTAGTAGACAGTGTGCATAAGACAGATGGCAAGATATTTATGCAGCTGTGGCACGTGGGTCGCACTTCTTTACCAGACTATCACAACGGAGAACTGCCATGGGCACCAAGTGCCGTGAATCCAGAAATAGAACTTAGAAACGCTTTAGGTGAAAAGAAACAAACTGTTGCACCTCATGCCATGACTATTGAAGAAATTCATCAAACGGTTAAAGAATTTGGTCAAGCAGCTGCAAATGCAAAAAAAGCAGGATTTGACGGTGTAGAAATTCACAGTTCAAATGGTTATCTGATACATCAATTCTTTAACAATGAATCCAATTTAAGAACTGATGCGTACGGTGGTAGTCCTGAAAATAAAGCTCGATTCTTTTTTGAAATTATTGAAGCTGTAAAAGAATCCTTTCCTGAAAACAGGATAGGCTGTCGTTTAAACCCGTCTTTGAATGGTGTTTTTGGAATTCATGGCACTCCAGATACCATTCCGTTTTTTGATTACCTCATCAATCGCTTGAACGATCACGATCTTGCTTACCTTCATTTATCAGAACCTTTTACAGATGTGAGTGATATCAAATTTCTAGAAAGTCATATTGCAAGACATTACAGACCCATTTATAAAGGTAATCTTATGATCAACAGTGAATTTGATCATAACTCTGGAAATAAAGTTATAGAAGAAGGAACTGCAGATTTAGTAGCTTTTGGAAAGTTATTTATTTCCAACCCAGATTTACCTCATCGATTTGAACAGAACGCTGAACTAGCAGATTGGAATCAAGATACCTTCTACTCTCAAGGTCGTGAAGGTTATACAGACTATCCAACATTAGAGGAAGAAAAAGCTAAGAACTAA
- the hisIE gene encoding bifunctional phosphoribosyl-AMP cyclohydrolase/phosphoribosyl-ATP diphosphatase HisIE produces the protein MVAMKLDWNKAENGLLPVIIQDAMSKKVLMLGYMNKEAFAKTQAENRVTFYSRSKQRLWTKGESSQNYLDVVAIKIDCDQDAILIHANAHGPTCHTGELSCFDAVNETRFRESETENRFTINDLEKIIHQRIDDKVEGSYTYSLIQKGINKVAQKVGEEAVETVIDAINGKEEDFIYEAGDLMYHYLVLLKAKGFSLADIEKELANRHL, from the coding sequence ATTGTAGCTATGAAATTAGATTGGAATAAAGCAGAAAACGGATTACTACCGGTGATTATACAAGATGCAATGAGCAAAAAAGTCTTGATGCTGGGCTATATGAATAAAGAAGCTTTTGCAAAAACACAAGCTGAAAACAGAGTGACTTTTTACTCGCGTAGCAAGCAGCGACTTTGGACAAAAGGAGAATCTTCACAGAATTATCTAGATGTAGTGGCTATTAAAATAGACTGTGATCAAGATGCGATTTTGATTCATGCAAACGCTCATGGGCCTACTTGCCATACAGGTGAGCTGAGTTGTTTTGATGCTGTTAATGAAACTCGCTTTCGCGAAAGCGAAACAGAAAACAGGTTTACTATCAATGATTTAGAAAAAATAATCCACCAGCGTATTGATGATAAAGTAGAAGGTTCTTACACCTATTCTTTGATTCAAAAAGGCATTAATAAAGTCGCTCAAAAAGTAGGCGAAGAAGCAGTTGAAACAGTTATAGATGCCATTAATGGGAAAGAAGAAGACTTTATCTACGAGGCTGGCGATTTGATGTATCACTATCTCGTTTTACTCAAAGCAAAAGGATTCTCACTAGCTGATATCGAGAAAGAACTGGCTAACAGACATTTATAA
- a CDS encoding TetR/AcrR family transcriptional regulator translates to MSRKKQILKTAAQLFKDRGYSAVTMRDLAAAMDMKAASLYNHISGKQEILATLILEVAQEFTAGMDAVEENDNSAFAKAEQLILLHIKIALEYTNALAVLNTDWMHLEGKQYQQYIQLRKNYELDFKKILESGIATGEFKKLSVETLLFNLLSTLRSIYLWIPKKSTTEVADLKKELPQILLTGISS, encoded by the coding sequence ATGTCTCGCAAAAAACAAATTCTCAAAACCGCTGCACAACTTTTTAAAGATCGAGGTTATAGCGCAGTGACCATGCGTGATCTAGCTGCTGCTATGGATATGAAAGCGGCCAGTTTGTACAACCATATCTCTGGAAAGCAGGAGATTCTCGCCACCTTGATCCTTGAGGTAGCGCAAGAGTTTACTGCGGGCATGGATGCTGTTGAGGAGAATGATAATTCCGCTTTCGCGAAAGCGGAGCAGCTCATCTTATTACACATAAAAATAGCTCTTGAATACACCAACGCATTGGCCGTTTTAAATACCGACTGGATGCATCTGGAAGGGAAACAATACCAGCAATACATACAGCTAAGAAAGAATTATGAGCTCGATTTTAAAAAGATTCTAGAAAGCGGTATCGCTACTGGAGAGTTCAAAAAATTGAGTGTGGAGACCCTGCTTTTTAACCTCTTAAGCACCTTGAGATCTATCTATTTATGGATACCAAAAAAGTCGACGACCGAAGTAGCCGACCTTAAAAAAGAGTTGCCTCAAATATTACTTACAGGAATTAGTTCTTAG
- the hisB gene encoding bifunctional histidinol-phosphatase/imidazoleglycerol-phosphate dehydratase HisB, whose product MKKVLFIDRDGTIVKEPPVDYQLDSYEKLEFLPMAITQLHRIARELDYELVMVSNQDGLGTDSFPEDTFWPVHNLMMNVLENEGVHFSEVLIDRSFPEQKAPTRKPETGLMTHYIKGDYDLENSFVIGDRNSDMQLAKNLGCKGIQLPSITDTTKFEDELVVLKTDSWKEVFEFLRGQPRKVQVTRKTNETDINIVLNLDGSGNGTIDTGLKFYDHMLEQLQRHGSLDLDIKVKGDLEIDEHHTIEDTAIALGDAFAKALSSKKGINRYGFLLPMDDSLAQVGIDFGGRPWIVWEADFKREYVGDMPTELFFHFFKSFSDAAKCNLNMKVEGDNEHHKIESLFKAFAKAIKMAVKQTGDGKLPSTKGTL is encoded by the coding sequence ATGAAAAAAGTATTATTTATAGACCGAGATGGTACGATTGTAAAAGAACCACCAGTAGATTATCAACTGGACAGTTATGAAAAGCTAGAGTTTTTGCCTATGGCCATTACTCAATTGCACCGCATCGCTAGAGAACTGGATTATGAACTCGTCATGGTAAGCAATCAAGATGGTTTGGGAACAGATAGTTTTCCTGAAGATACATTTTGGCCCGTTCATAATTTAATGATGAATGTCTTAGAAAATGAGGGCGTCCACTTTAGTGAAGTATTGATAGACCGCTCTTTTCCAGAACAAAAGGCACCTACTCGCAAGCCAGAAACTGGTTTAATGACTCATTATATAAAAGGTGATTACGACCTGGAGAATAGTTTTGTTATCGGTGATCGTAACAGCGATATGCAGCTTGCAAAAAATCTAGGTTGTAAAGGAATTCAATTACCATCGATTACTGATACTACAAAATTTGAAGATGAGTTGGTCGTTTTAAAAACTGATTCTTGGAAAGAGGTTTTTGAATTTCTACGTGGTCAACCTCGTAAAGTACAGGTGACTCGCAAAACCAATGAAACCGATATCAACATCGTTTTAAACCTAGATGGCTCTGGAAACGGGACGATTGATACCGGTTTAAAATTTTACGATCACATGCTGGAGCAACTGCAACGTCATGGATCGCTAGATTTGGACATTAAGGTAAAGGGTGATTTAGAAATAGACGAGCACCACACTATAGAAGATACGGCGATTGCTTTAGGTGACGCTTTCGCGAAAGCTTTATCCTCCAAAAAAGGAATCAACAGATATGGCTTTTTGCTGCCTATGGACGATTCGCTAGCACAAGTGGGAATAGACTTTGGTGGACGTCCATGGATTGTTTGGGAAGCCGATTTTAAACGCGAATATGTAGGCGATATGCCTACAGAATTGTTCTTTCACTTCTTTAAATCATTCAGCGATGCCGCAAAATGCAACCTGAATATGAAAGTAGAAGGAGATAACGAACACCACAAAATTGAGTCGCTTTTCAAAGCATTTGCTAAGGCTATAAAAATGGCCGTAAAACAAACAGGCGACGGGAAATTACCCAGCACAAAAGGAACTTTATGA
- a CDS encoding carboxypeptidase regulatory-like domain-containing protein: MKKDAFCYILVLIVFTITSCSSGSSSPAAEYSAQNRAYVQGKIINTSGQPVINEEIEILAVQNKLLLGTSITDTNGEFNAIVLETGLRSFDAFPGDSRSGDNGFIVRLKDASYQHSFVFAYADYQYNQDHIFPEVTITQGVPVTVNFIDQNSTNLLENVSLFYTNSECLEYYRGYENRTRSNECHQEFGQMKEDGINSITTNNDVLLDTQIRVSYAIDGLQQEQLFLINQDDAVFTINY; this comes from the coding sequence GTGAAAAAAGATGCTTTTTGTTACATACTCGTTCTGATTGTATTCACTATAACCTCCTGTAGCTCTGGAAGTTCTTCTCCAGCTGCAGAATACAGCGCTCAAAATCGAGCCTATGTTCAAGGTAAAATAATCAATACCTCAGGCCAACCGGTTATAAACGAAGAAATAGAAATTCTAGCCGTTCAAAACAAGCTTTTACTTGGCACTTCAATCACAGATACTAATGGTGAATTTAATGCTATAGTATTAGAAACTGGACTTAGAAGTTTTGATGCATTTCCAGGAGATTCTAGAAGTGGCGACAATGGATTTATTGTACGTCTTAAAGATGCGAGTTACCAACACTCTTTTGTATTTGCATATGCTGACTATCAATACAACCAAGATCACATCTTTCCTGAAGTTACCATTACGCAAGGTGTGCCTGTTACTGTAAATTTTATAGATCAAAACTCGACCAACCTTCTTGAAAACGTAAGCTTATTTTACACAAATTCTGAGTGCTTAGAGTATTATAGGGGTTATGAAAACAGAACACGATCCAATGAGTGTCATCAAGAATTTGGTCAAATGAAAGAGGATGGAATCAACAGCATAACCACAAATAATGATGTGCTACTAGATACTCAAATACGGGTTTCCTATGCTATAGATGGTCTGCAACAAGAGCAATTATTTTTAATCAATCAAGACGATGCGGTATTTACTATTAATTATTAG
- a CDS encoding GNAT family N-acetyltransferase, whose amino-acid sequence MTYQLLKVSDLQEFHALHSIPEVDQFNTLGIPESIEVSQQLLDEAIKAQKQKEVSKLTYSIKLKDSKDFIGFCGIIKSSKKYAKAELWMKFYPKFWNKGYATETIQTLLKACFEEHQLHRVEAGCAVENQASKRVLEKCGFVVEGIQRKNLPLKSGWSDNYEFGILEEDWNK is encoded by the coding sequence TTGACATATCAACTTTTAAAGGTAAGTGATCTACAAGAATTTCATGCCTTACATAGCATACCTGAAGTAGATCAATTCAATACCTTGGGAATTCCTGAAAGTATAGAAGTCTCTCAGCAATTACTAGATGAAGCCATTAAAGCACAAAAGCAAAAAGAAGTCAGCAAACTCACCTACTCTATCAAATTGAAAGACAGTAAGGATTTTATTGGGTTTTGCGGTATCATAAAGAGCTCTAAAAAATATGCTAAAGCAGAATTGTGGATGAAGTTTTATCCTAAGTTCTGGAATAAGGGTTATGCTACAGAGACTATTCAGACACTTTTAAAAGCCTGTTTTGAAGAACACCAACTTCATAGAGTTGAAGCCGGATGTGCGGTTGAAAATCAGGCTTCAAAACGAGTGCTAGAAAAATGTGGCTTTGTTGTAGAAGGAATACAAAGAAAAAATTTGCCTTTAAAAAGTGGCTGGAGTGATAATTATGAGTTTGGAATTTTAGAGGAAGATTGGAATAAATAA
- a CDS encoding pyridoxal phosphate-dependent aminotransferase, with protein sequence MEFNLENIVRKNIWNLQPYSSARSEFDLYGNGKKELTLLDANENPKGDLNRYPDPLQSSIKEELAKQKNLSKSQIFVGNGSDEAIDLLYRIFCEPGKDSVITCPPTYGMYEVSAAINDVEVLKVPLCKDFSMDLEAIAQQVRNDSSIKIIWICSPNNPTGNALLKADLKHDWEAQNYTRGGMMDMPFAPEFEAEMLENQRKLDRLFGAFNGIIVVDEAYQDFTENISFINRLEDYPNLVVLQTMSKAHGLAGARVGFAFASTEIIELFNRTKPPYNVNELSQRAVLERLLQSDKTQNDIQEIITNRAFLAEHLKSFDFINEVYPSEANFLLAQVENATEVYNYLRDNEVIIRNRSSQIADTLRFTVGTRKECEEVIKALSTFKKN encoded by the coding sequence ATGGAATTTAACTTAGAAAACATAGTCCGTAAGAACATCTGGAACCTGCAGCCGTATTCTAGTGCGCGTAGCGAATTTGACCTGTATGGTAATGGGAAAAAGGAGTTGACTTTACTGGATGCAAATGAGAATCCTAAAGGAGATTTGAACAGGTATCCAGACCCATTGCAGTCTTCGATTAAAGAAGAACTCGCAAAACAAAAAAACCTCTCCAAAAGCCAAATTTTTGTTGGTAATGGTAGCGACGAGGCCATTGATTTATTGTACCGTATTTTCTGTGAACCAGGAAAAGACAGCGTTATTACCTGCCCTCCTACTTATGGAATGTATGAAGTGAGTGCTGCAATTAACGATGTAGAGGTCTTAAAAGTGCCGTTGTGCAAGGACTTTTCGATGGATTTAGAAGCGATTGCGCAACAAGTGCGCAATGACTCTTCAATAAAGATTATTTGGATTTGTTCTCCTAATAACCCGACAGGAAATGCACTTCTTAAAGCCGATTTAAAGCACGACTGGGAAGCACAAAACTACACCCGTGGCGGAATGATGGACATGCCATTTGCACCAGAGTTTGAAGCTGAAATGCTAGAAAACCAACGCAAATTGGATCGGTTATTTGGTGCCTTTAATGGTATTATAGTCGTTGATGAAGCCTATCAAGATTTTACAGAGAATATTAGTTTTATCAATAGATTAGAAGATTATCCCAATTTAGTGGTATTACAAACCATGTCTAAAGCGCATGGACTCGCTGGAGCACGAGTGGGTTTTGCCTTTGCCTCAACAGAAATTATAGAGCTATTCAATAGAACAAAGCCTCCCTATAATGTAAATGAACTCTCACAGAGAGCTGTTTTAGAAAGGCTACTGCAATCTGATAAAACTCAAAATGACATCCAAGAAATCATCACCAACAGAGCTTTTCTTGCTGAACATTTAAAGAGTTTTGACTTCATCAATGAGGTCTATCCTAGTGAAGCAAATTTCTTACTAGCTCAAGTAGAAAACGCTACTGAAGTATATAATTACCTGCGCGATAACGAGGTTATCATACGCAATCGCAGCAGTCAGATAGCCGATACATTAAGGTTTACAGTAGGAACGAGAAAAGAATGTGAAGAAGTGATAAAGGCGCTGAGCACATTTAAAAAGAATTAG
- the hisA gene encoding 1-(5-phosphoribosyl)-5-[(5-phosphoribosylamino)methylideneamino]imidazole-4-carboxamide isomerase has protein sequence MRIIPAIDIIDGKCVRLSQGDYNQKTVYNEDPLEVAKEFEANGIKHLHLVDLDGAKSSHVVNWKILERIAGQTGLQVDFGGGVKTDEDIKVVFESGAKQVTGGSIAVKDAARFEGWISNYGSDKIILGADAKDGMIATHGWLESSALEVVSFITEWNKKGIEYIICTDIAKDGMLAGPSYELYEKILELNKNLGDDQQIPHQVRNDIKLIASGGVAVVDDLHRLREMGCEGAIVGKAFYEGRISFKELRAFV, from the coding sequence ATGAGAATAATACCAGCAATAGATATCATAGACGGTAAATGCGTGCGCCTTTCACAAGGTGATTACAACCAAAAAACGGTTTATAACGAAGACCCTCTTGAGGTGGCTAAAGAATTTGAGGCCAACGGAATTAAACACCTGCACTTGGTAGATCTGGATGGTGCTAAAAGCAGCCATGTGGTAAATTGGAAAATATTAGAGCGTATCGCTGGTCAGACTGGTTTGCAGGTTGATTTTGGCGGTGGCGTAAAAACCGATGAAGATATCAAAGTAGTATTTGAAAGCGGAGCAAAACAAGTTACTGGCGGCAGTATTGCCGTTAAAGATGCCGCTAGATTTGAAGGATGGATTTCCAACTATGGAAGTGATAAAATCATCTTGGGTGCTGATGCAAAAGACGGCATGATTGCAACACATGGATGGTTAGAAAGTAGTGCGTTAGAAGTGGTTTCCTTTATTACCGAATGGAACAAAAAAGGAATCGAATACATCATTTGTACAGATATTGCAAAAGACGGCATGCTGGCCGGACCTAGCTATGAGTTATATGAGAAGATTCTCGAGTTAAATAAAAATCTAGGTGATGACCAGCAGATTCCGCATCAAGTGCGGAATGACATCAAATTAATCGCTTCTGGTGGTGTTGCGGTGGTGGATGATTTACATCGCTTACGCGAAATGGGGTGTGAAGGAGCTATAGTTGGTAAAGCATTTTATGAAGGCAGAATATCCTTTAAAGAATTAAGAGCGTTTGTATAG